In Tissierellales bacterium, the genomic window CTACAGATTCTCCTGTACCTAATCTTTCGTTTAATGTTCTTGTTATTGCCGCTGTTAATGTTGTTTTACCGTGGTCAACGTGACCAATTGTTCCAATATTAACGTGTGGCTTATTTCTTTCAAATTTACCTTTAGCCATTTGAATTCCTCCTCAACATAAAATCAATAATGGAGCCTACGACCAGACTTGAACTGATGGCTTCTTGCTTACCATGCAAGTACTCTACCAGCTGAGTTACGCAGGCGCAGTATTCCTGTCTTTCATTCTACTATTTTACCTATATATTGTCAATCCCAAAATTAAGGTTTTTTATAAAAATTAATGCATTGTATTTTAATCAAAACTTTTACATAACTTTCACGCTATCACTGCACTATAGGATCTTCAAGACATTTTTCGACTTTGCGCTTCACTCTTTGAAGTGCATTATCAATAGATTTTACATGCCTACCCAAAAGCTCAGCTATTTCATGATAAGTTTTACCTTCTAAATAATAGGCTAGCACCTGACACTCTAATTTACTTAAAACCTCGCCAATCTTACACTCTATATCAAATACATTTTCTCTATTTATAACTAAATCCTCTGGATCATTTACCTGTATACTAGTCATTATATCCATCAACGTCCTATCTGATTCTTCATCAAAAATCGGCTTATTCAAAGAAATATAGGAATTAAGCGGAATGTGTTTCTGTCTAGTTGCCGTTTTTATAGCCGTTATTATCTGTCTAGTAACACATAAGTCTGCAAACGCACGAAAAGAAGAAGATTTATCTGCCTTAAAATCTCTAACTGATTTGTACAAACCAATCATTCCCTCTTGAATAATATCTTCCCTATCTGCTCCTATCAAAAAATACGATTTTGCTTTGGCTTTTACAAAATTTTTATACTTTCTAATAATATATTCAAGAGCTAAATCATCATTTTCCTGAGCTCTCTTTACAATTTCCTCATCAACCAAAACCCTATAATCAGCATACATAGTTGTGATACAACTTTCATGATAAATGTCCAAGCCCATGTGAGCATCGCCTCCAAAGTATTCGAAATTGTCTTAAAATTCACAACTTCATTATATACCACCGCTCATAGCTCGTCAAGAATCCATCAGCTTTTTTTGAGCATATTATTGAGTTTTTCTCTCAAATCATCATCAATTAAGTCTTCTAGTAATACTTCTTCAGATTTTTTAGAAACTTTTTTTTGTGTCTTTATCTCTATACGTTCCTTCATATTCTTGTATTGCAAATGCAACTCTCTTGCAGAAATTCTAGTTCCGCCTCTACCAAGAACCACTTGTTGCTCAACCCAATCAGAAGTCGCAACTTTTACCCTATAGTCCTTTCCCAGTTTATGCAATTGCTTTTCAATATATCTATCTGCCGTTTCACGTTCTTGAGTAAATACTATCTTTAAGCCTGATTTATTAACTATTTTTTCCTTTGCACCTCTTATCTTGTATGCATCGTACACAACTATCACTCTAACATCCATATACGCTTGATACTCTAGCATATATTCTTCTAATCTTTCTCGCGCTAAATCTAAAGTCATCTTAGATAATTGACGAAGTTCAGGCCAGTTATTTATGATATTATATCCATCTACAAATAAATATGATTCTTTTTTACTTGCCATTTTGCATCCTCTGCCTTACCACTTCATACATCAAAACAGAACCAGCAACAGAAGCATTTAGCGATGTAACAAAACCTTTTAAAGGAATTCTAACTATAAAATCACAAGATTCTTTAACCAATCGGCTCATACCCTTACCCTCATTTCCTATAACAAGACCCATAGCTCCAGTCATATCTTGCTCAAAGAATTGTTTTTCGCCATCCATATCAGCACCATAAATCCAGACCCCTTTTTCTTTTAAGCTCTGAATTGTCTGTACTATATTAGTAGCTTTTACTACAGGAATATGTTCTATAGCCCCAGCAGCTGTTTTTGCCACAACCTCTGTCAAACCGACAGCTCTTCGCTTTGCAACTATGACGCCGTGAGCTCCTGCACATTCTGCAGTTCGAAGTATAGCTCCTAAATTGTGTGGATCTTCTATTCCGTCTAATATTATTATAAATGGAGCTTCTCCTTTTTTCTCCGCTAATGCAAATATATCCTTCAATTCACTATATTGATGTGCAGCTACTTTTGCTATGACACCTTGATGGTTTTTGCCTTCTGCCATTTCATCTAACTTAGTCCTAGGAACATACTTTACTAATATCTTTTTTTCCTTCGCCATAGCAACTATTTGCTTTATAGACCCTTGTAGATTTCCGTTCACTATAATTAACTGATCTACCGGTCTACCCGTTTTAAGCACTTCAATCACTGCATTTCTACCATAAATAAAATTCAAATCTTGTTTCATGAAATCCTCCTAATTTTAATAATTCTCAAATTCTTTTCGAACACTTTCTATTTTTCCACAAGTCATTTTTCCCTCCGGACAAGGACCTTTTAAGCATTTAGGCCCAATATTGTTAAATAATATCGGAGCTTCTTTTCTAACTATTTTTAGCATTTCAACGGCTAATTGCCTTATTTCCCACTGAGCCCTATTACATGCTCTATGTTCAAAAAAATTAACCAAAGAACGAGCATTCATAGTAACTACAATTTTAGTTTCACAAGAATTTGGAAACAAGTATCTAGCATCTTCTATCGCCCTTTTTTCAAAAGCCATGTAGTTCCGCTTGTGTTTTTCCTTAACGTAACCCTTAGCGTCTTCAGCATTTTCTC contains:
- a CDS encoding GTP-binding protein, whose translation is MAKGKFERNKPHVNIGTIGHVDHGKTTLTAAITRTLNERLGTGESV
- the sigH gene encoding RNA polymerase sporulation sigma factor SigH, which produces MGLDIYHESCITTMYADYRVLVDEEIVKRAQENDDLALEYIIRKYKNFVKAKAKSYFLIGADREDIIQEGMIGLYKSVRDFKADKSSSFRAFADLCVTRQIITAIKTATRQKHIPLNSYISLNKPIFDEESDRTLMDIMTSIQVNDPEDLVINRENVFDIECKIGEVLSKLECQVLAYYLEGKTYHEIAELLGRHVKSIDNALQRVKRKVEKCLEDPIVQ
- a CDS encoding NYN domain-containing protein; the encoded protein is MASKKESYLFVDGYNIINNWPELRQLSKMTLDLARERLEEYMLEYQAYMDVRVIVVYDAYKIRGAKEKIVNKSGLKIVFTQERETADRYIEKQLHKLGKDYRVKVATSDWVEQQVVLGRGGTRISARELHLQYKNMKERIEIKTQKKVSKKSEEVLLEDLIDDDLREKLNNMLKKS
- the rlmB gene encoding 23S rRNA (guanosine(2251)-2'-O)-methyltransferase RlmB, with amino-acid sequence MKQDLNFIYGRNAVIEVLKTGRPVDQLIIVNGNLQGSIKQIVAMAKEKKILVKYVPRTKLDEMAEGKNHQGVIAKVAAHQYSELKDIFALAEKKGEAPFIIILDGIEDPHNLGAILRTAECAGAHGVIVAKRRAVGLTEVVAKTAAGAIEHIPVVKATNIVQTIQSLKEKGVWIYGADMDGEKQFFEQDMTGAMGLVIGNEGKGMSRLVKESCDFIVRIPLKGFVTSLNASVAGSVLMYEVVRQRMQNGK